One window from the genome of Amaranthus tricolor cultivar Red isolate AtriRed21 chromosome 9, ASM2621246v1, whole genome shotgun sequence encodes:
- the LOC130824542 gene encoding thaumatin-like protein 1: MPTSLSSRLPSFISLYTSLLSVASYCHSFYLFFQHNYNKMMNSFKLYYYRTMPMIMIMLVLYVSSCSHVSCTTFTFVNNCDYKVWPGILAGASSPKLDSTGFELPQGGTQTFSAPAGWSGRFWGRTGCNFDSAGQGTCATGDCGSGTMQCNGNGATPPATLAEFTLNGSDGQDFYDVSLVDGYNIQMIVEASGGTGGCATTGCVADLNRKCPSELSVEGGGACKSACEAFGNPEYCCSGEYGTPDKCKPTGYSALFKSACPRAYSYAYDDASSTFTCSGGDYTITFCPSLPSQKSSMDTPTTPKIGATGESGPVTGTGSGAGSLMADGSWFSSFSSGANTRHPSFAIQFTFLFIVFISLATSIFKI, translated from the exons atGCCAACCTCTTTATCATCAAGACTCCCCTCTTTCATTTCCTTATACACTTCCCTTTTATCTGTAGCTTCATATTGTCATTCCTTTTATTTGTTCTTTCaacataattataataaaatgatgAATTCATTCAAGCTTTATTATTATAGAACAATGccaatgataatgataatgttAGTATTGTATGTTTCCAGTTGTTCTCATGTGTCATGCACAACTTTTACATTCGTAAATAACTGTGACTATAAAGTTTGGCCTGGGATACTAGCGGGTGCTAGCAGTCCAAAACTAGATAGCACAGGGTTTGAGCTCCCACAAGGCGGAACTCAAACCTTCTCGGCTCCAGCCGGTTGGTCAGGTCGATTTTGGGGCAGAACAGGCTGCAATTTCGATAGCGCAGGTCAAGGCACCTGCGCTACAGGAGATTGCGGCTCTGGTACCATGCAATGCAACGGTAACGGTGCCACCCCACCAGCTACCTTAGCAGAGTTCACCTTAAACGGAAGCGACGGGCAAGACTTTTACGACGTAAGCCTTGTCGACGGTTACAACATTCAGATGATTGTGGAGGCAAGCGGCGGAACGGGCGGTTGCGCCACCACAGGGTGTGTGGCGGATCTTAACCGAAAGTGTCCGAGCGAATTGTCGGTGGAAGGTGGTGGCGCGTGTAAAAGCGCGTGTGAAGCGTTCGGAAATCCGGAATATTGTTGTAGTGGAGAATATGGGACACCGGATAAGTGTAAGCCAACAGGGTATTCGGCGTTGTTTAAGAGCGCGTGTCCGAGAGCATATAGTTACGCATATGATGATGCAAGTAGTACATTTACGTGTAGTGGTGGGGATTATACCATAACGTTCTGTCCCTCTTTGCCAAG TCAAAAATCGTCAATGGATACTCCAACAACTCCCAAGATTGGAGCAACAGGTGAATCCGGGCCGGTTACGGGTACGGGTTCGGGTGCAGGATCACTAATGGCAGATGGGTCATGGTTCTCCAGCTTTTCATCTGGAGCAAATACAAGACATCCTTCTTTTGCCATACAATTCACATTCCTCTTCATTGTCTTCATATCATTGGCTACATCTATATTCAAAATTTAA